The following are from one region of the Sorghum bicolor cultivar BTx623 chromosome 2, Sorghum_bicolor_NCBIv3, whole genome shotgun sequence genome:
- the LOC8077272 gene encoding probable plastid-lipid-associated protein 12, chloroplastic, producing the protein MAAAPAAAGGLVRLRPPPPRCVSPRASASRAPRIWGTPPRLRLRRRRALALAAPSVAAAEAEAYTEPELVLLEALLGVQGRGRAVAPRQLQEVESAVQALEAQGGVPDPTSSSLIEGSWQLIFTTRPGTASPIQRTFVGVDSFRIFQEVYLRTDDPRVVNVVRFSESVGDLKVEAEATIKDGNRILFRFDRAAFTFKFLPFKVPYPVPFRLLGDEAKGWLDTTYLSHTGNIRISRGNKGTTFVLQKSADPRQILLSTISAKTGVEEVINDFISSQNGTKTDLSILVGEWQLLWSSQTEGESWSSVASAGLKDFQIIKEDGKLKNSASPFPGLTLNATGNICKKGSGNTFTVSMKEGAVQVGGLQFPLDAQGDFVMEILYIDNKIRISKLNQRVLVHLRIANTT; encoded by the exons atggccgccgccccAGCAGCAGCCGGAGGCCTTGTGCGCCTCCGTCCTCCGCCTCCGCGATGCGTGTCGCCTCGCGCCAGCGCCTCCCGCGCGCCGCGCATCTGGGGGACGCCGCCCCGGCTTCGCCTTCGCCGCCGCCGGGCCCTGGCGCTCGCGGCGCCGTCGGTAGCGgccgcggaggcggaggcgtacACGGAACCGGAGCTGGTGTTGCTCGAGGCCCTCCTCGGCGTCCAGGGCCGCGGCCGCGCCGTCGCGCCGCGTCAGCTCCAG GAAGTGGAGAGCGCCGTGCAGGCTCTCGAGGCCCAGGGAGGCGTTCCTGATCCG ACGAGTTCAAGTTTAATCGAAGGTAGCTGGCAGCTCATCTTCACTACGAGACCAGGGACAGCATCACCCATTCAG AGgacatttgttggagttgactcCTTCCGTATCTTCCAGGAAGTTTATCTTCGAACAGATGATCCAAGGGTGGTCAATGTTGTCAGGTTTTCAGAATCAGTTGGTGATCTCAAAGTAGAG GCAGAAGCAACTATTAAGGATGGAAATCGCATACTTTTCCGTTTTGACCGAGCAGCATTCACCTTCAAGTTTCTGCCATTTAAAGTCCCGTACCCAGTGCCATTTAGACTTCTTGGAGATGAAGCTAAGGGTTGGCTTGACACAACATACTTATCCCACACTGGGAACATACGTATTTCAAGGGGAAACAAG GGAACCACTTTTGTCCTACAGAAGAGTGCAGACCCAAGACAAATCTTATTGTCAACTATATCTGCAAAAACAGGAGTAGAAGAG GTCATCAATGATTTTATTTCAAGCCAAAATGGAACAAAGACTGATCTAAGCATTCTGGTGGGTGAATGGCAACTATTGTGGAGCTCACAG ACTGAAGGTGAAAGTTGGTCATCTGTTGCATCTGCCGGTCTCAAGGACTTCCAG ATTATAAAAGAAGACGGGAAATTAAAGAATTCAGCTAGCCCCTTCCCAGGTCTCACCCTCAATGCAACAGGCAACATATG CAAAAAAGGGAGTGGCAACACCTTTACCGTGTCCATGAAAGAAGGAGCTGTTCAAGTTGGTGGTTTACAGTTTCCCTTGGATGCTCAAGGAGATTTTGTCATGGAAATCTT GTATATCGACAACAAGATAAGGATATCCAAGCTTAACCAGCGCGTGCTTGTCCACTTACGCATTGCAAATACAACATGA
- the LOC8074218 gene encoding uncharacterized protein LOC8074218 encodes MRSTHLVGGDLASASAPSALGDHSDRVFRALAVASLYILIRRWRAGGVGLSERPAPAEIAAAAALCTSVAWLYVLPALGLRRSTHRRRHQD; translated from the coding sequence ATGCGCTCGACCcacctcgtcggcggcgacctTGCTTCGGCCTCGGCGCCCTCGGCGTTGGGTGACCACTCCGACCGTGTGTTCAGGGCGCTGGCGGTCGCCTCCCTCTACATCCTTATCCGCCGGTGGCGCGCCGGCGGGGTCGGCCTCAGTGagcggccggcgccggcggagaTCGCTGCCGCGGCTGCGCTCTGCACCTCCGTGGCGTGGCTGTACGTGCTCCCCGCCCTTGGTCTCCGCCGGAGCACGCACCGACGTCGGCACCAAGATTAG
- the LOC8074219 gene encoding uncharacterized protein LOC8074219 — MNSIKSALFSGHRSHPLAAAAAVSQQQLGGAAPFHSTPVLQRKRKTQWHNRFNYYTRRRKNRETKRSMLRNMSEYAEYLFQSWRDEDEKNDASSGPSWFRGHRWVRNSNNGFRTHDFYSGNFRSKGGFDFCTSDEDEPENLFRNVFQDQHTYYWSFSSDNYQRNFRRARSEKSRNWSSETDEEDEVPAPSEVSLARQTLGLRTSGPLKLEDVKSAYRACALRWHPDRHNGSSKAAAEEKFKHCSAAYKTLCDSFAAA; from the exons ATGAACAGCATCAAGTCGGCTCTCTTCTCCGGCCACCGCTCGCACCCCCTCGCAGCGGCCGCGGCGGTCTCGCAGCAGCAGCTTGGGGGCGCCGCGCCGTTCCACTCGACACCCGTTCTGCAGCGGAAGCGCAAGACCCAGTGGCACAAT AGGTTCAACTATTATACGAGACGTAGGAAGAACAGAGAAACTAAAAGGTCAATGCTACGGAACATGTCAGAGTATGCAGAATATCTCTTCCAG AGTTGGCGTGATGAAGATGAGAAAAATGATGCATCTAGTGGCCCTTCATGGTTTAGAGGACATCGTTGGGTCAGGAATTCAAACAACGGTTTCCGTACACATGATTTTTATTCTGGGAATTTCAGAAGCAAAG GAGGATTTGATTTTTGcacaagtgatgaggatgaaccAGAGAATCTGTTTCGTAATGTTTTCCAAGACCAGCACACATATTATTGGTCTTTTTCATCTGATAATTATCAGAGGAACTTCAGACGTGCTCGCTCAGAAAAATCCAGAAACTGGAGTTCTGAAACAGACGAGGAGGATGAGGTACCAGCTCCATCAGAGGTATCTTTGGCACGGCAAACTCTTGGATTGAGAACTTCTGGTCCGCTAAAACTTGAAGATGTTAAAAGCGC ATACCGAGCATGCGCACTTAGATGGCATCCAGATCGCCACAATGGGTCATCTAAG GCTGCAGCAGAGGAGAAATTCAAGCATTGCAGTGCAGCATACAAGACCTTATGTGATAGTTTTGCTGCTGCATAG